The Halichondria panicea chromosome 6, odHalPani1.1, whole genome shotgun sequence genomic sequence ATactaacagtataattatcaacTCTAAAATAAGTGTTGTCTTAAGAAGTCGACATGCATACAATGGTATACTGCTGTACGTATCTAATGTTTGTAGGCGCCATGCAGGTCCGGCAGATTAGAGGCAAGTATAACTTCCATGGATTCCGCATGCAATAACAAGTTGAGTGAAGTACATGCATAACATGTAATCGTTACAAGCAGTTGTACATTACATGCTTTAGCTGAGCTACAGTACATCACCATGTTGAACACTAAAACAGCAATGTCGGGAGAAGTTACCTCAGTCATGCAGGAAGAAATCTCATGCAGTTTCAGCACAATTTTCTCTGTGTAGTAATAGTACctagtatgtacatgcaactgAGGCATCGAATTATAAGACATGCAAGGGGGAGGAGCTCATGTGAATTATactgaaaataattattggtccCATTGTGCATGCAGTTAAAAATTTTCAGTAACAAAAGCACTGACAGTACATTTATCATTTCAGAAATTAATACCAATCGCAATTAGATAGAGAACATAGTCACAATACAGTGATGCTTTGAGCAATAAAAACAAAATCACGACGGAGACAtgacacacataattataataattttatagttaATACAATGCTAGTACTTGACGTCTGCACCCAGCCCTGTCCATTTATCAGGCACTACAGTGAAATATTTGTCCATTGCCTCGCAGAACCGTTTACGATAGAGTTTAGGGTACACGACGGTTGGTAGCGTCTTCCCAGCCGTCTTCTTGAGGAACATTTCCACCCTCTTATCCAGCGTAAAGGTACGGATATAGTCTGTTGGGGAGGGAGaaggaataattatatgatcagAAAATTAATACACTTGACGCTCACAACTATTAAATTAATGAACGGATTGCAACTCGTGATTAAAGTTATAAGACATCTTTAATTCAAAAAGAATATTACAAACACTCTTCATAGCACAATCACAATCAACAAATGTCGAGAGGAACTGAACGACGTAGCTTGTTGTTTTACAAGCCACACACACTGCCCTGCCCCTCACAAGCTTACCAATAATTCCGACGACAAGTTCTCCTGTGGAGTCATCGATGCAAGTGAGTAAAGAGTAGTCCATGATGGCATTCTGTGCCAGGAACTCAGTGTCGGCTAGTATGGCCTGCATCAGTACACACTTGGAGTGGGGGTACACGTACACTGGGTTGCAGCAAATTGCTGGAGGGGGAGAACATGTTATTAATATATTATAGGACTCGGACGCTTTCTATACTCGAGATACTACAGCAGTGATTTCAGGCTCTATGTATATACTCGAGATATATACTACAGAATCAGGCTTCTAAATCGTGTGCTACTAAATCAGCTGACAGTTAGTTTAAATAAGTATCACGTACATTGAAGGTTCTCATCTAACAGTACGTCCCCACTGCTCTCTTTAGACGGATCAATGAATCGACTTCTCATGGAGCCCTTCAAATCGAACACCTTGTTGGTGCTGTGCTCGTACAGAAGGTTCTCCATCACTAGAACGTCCAATCGCTTTGAGGAACCGGTACGAGAGTTGCGGAACCCAATACTGTACGCACCGAGGATCTTGgccaaggtcaaaggtcgctAGAAATGTAAAGTACAAAAAAGTTGCAAAATACTTTAAATTGGTAAACACTCAAAGTGGGTATTTTTTTTGTACGACCTCTTTCCTACATATGTACAGCCAGCACTACAGAATAACTATAAGCTAGGAAAAGTCATGGCATCCAAACAGTtccatatacatgtgtacctTATCTTCCAGAGCCTTTGTGACGTGCTTGAGATAGTGAGGAGCAAAGAGCTCGAATGATGATATCTCTATTGACTTGACCTGCTTCAGAATAAATCTATCATCTGGGGAAAAATAAAAGTGGTGTTAAAAATAGTACGACTAAGAGTGGTTAGTATAGTACGTGAGCCGCTGGACAATtg encodes the following:
- the LOC135337207 gene encoding 1-phosphatidylinositol 3-phosphate 5-kinase-like, yielding MPKVNIMDPVYFIRSLSRCIKYDAKGGKSRSAFCKVADDRFILKQVKSIEISSFELFAPHYLKHVTKALEDKRPLTLAKILGAYSIGFRNSRTGSSKRLDVLVMENLLYEHSTNKVFDLKGSMRSRFIDPSKESSGDVLLDENLQSICCNPVYVYPHSKCVLMQAILADTEFLAQNAIMDYSLLTCIDDSTGELVVGIIDYIRTFTLDKRVEMFLKKTAGKTLPTVVYPKLYRKRFCEAMDKYFTVVPDKWTGLGADVKY